In the genome of Mugil cephalus isolate CIBA_MC_2020 chromosome 21, CIBA_Mcephalus_1.1, whole genome shotgun sequence, one region contains:
- the LOC124999245 gene encoding uncharacterized protein LOC124999245: MEQPTQDQSECPSALQMPDTLPIDLPPANIMDICITINDGFFLLIKQGLMLNDTLDTCDMITTPVFSCLDIIQTLAEGIVDVVIPQVYRYTRSYGTFSPSILGLNEERIHTYLGDTIELTLTRFLNVDVRNFVSIRKFSELLVRNITKAVNSVLALTTQTPIWGSRVPVFFVSGCETSVRDLIDLAWLMVLILTEARDSRRAQKTQRRTRETEDRTQEAEDRTQETEDRTQETEDRTQETEDRTQVAEDRTQETAASPLHWNPLESTGLKPPLFLNQSRNTLRSMLKNHILSIVNAFRSEARMPWVEMNTSNHRKICIRVGTNTQALTVEDSESYKGPSCSASHILPGAVPESSSACLPSATVTNRGVNYDFDPRMDVRIISEVVDDLVESFWKDPLEVEQIESYQNAAHDGQDSFDLVKLRQLTDEIFNVIMNGQVYQIPLVPPTVRMCDTVTYEKRMSVDVPNTSLATQSLYMRTEEVATRCALQVLLWSAVNREWHESSPSELSFGSELDSFMARHAAGDRASTSTYGRASASASDLASDIGSDFSGTISLDSFSRFGSLQSPDPVLTGQSEALEELVCTLLVEELLKNIGERNFGMLEIVADLRNLDLSMYNHFHAYLMGHSYKSIIQSAMAELLEEYGSVEEMQRAMRMWDSTFRYNVVKILKEQLTNLTPPVCRGHATVGRKRTCGLFKKFKKLCCMKTFRRASNVTPLISLMDDHGDSQSISCFRRMFSSFARAIRKPFTACFSPQSE, translated from the exons ATGGAACAACCAACCCAGGACCAGTCAGAGTGTCCTTCTGCATTGCAGATGCCTGATACGCTGCCTATTgatctgcctccagctaacataaTGGACATCTGCATTACCATCAATGATGGCTTTTTTCTGCTAATCAAACA GGGATTGATGTTGAATGACACCCTGGACACATGTGATATGATCACTACACCAGTGTTCTCTTGTTTGGATATTATTCAGACTTTGGCAGAGGGCATCGTTGATGTGGTGATACCACAGGTCTACAGATACACGAGATCCTATGGCACCTTTTCTCCATCCATCCTTGGTCTAAATGAGGAACGAATTCACACCTATTTAGGGGATACCATTGAATTAACATTGACTAGATTTTTAAATGTCGATGTGCGGAATTTTGTATCCATCAGGAAGTTTTCAGAGTTACTTGTGAGAAACATTACAAAAGCAGTCAACTCAGTCCTGGCTTTGACCACTCAGACTCCCATTTGGGGCTCCAGAGTCCCTGTGTTTTTTGTCAGTGGCTGTGAGACTTCTGTCAGAGACCTTATAGATTTGGCTTGGCTAATGGTCTTGATACTGACTGAAGCGCGTGATTCCAGAAGAGCACAGAAGACACAACGCAGAACACgggagacagaagacagaacacaggaggcagaagacagaacacaggagacagaagacagaacacaagagacagaagacagaacacaagagacagaggacagaacaCAGGTGGCAGAAGACAGAACACAGGAGACAGCTGCGTCACCACTCCACTGGAATCCACTGGAATCCACTGGATTAAAACCccctttatttttaaatcagtctAGAAATACATTAAGAAGTATGTTAAAGAACCACATCCTTTCCATTGTAAATGCCTTCAGAAGTGAAGCGCGAATGCCTTGGGTAGAAATGAACACCAGCAACCACAGGAAAATCTGTATTAGAGTtggtacaaacacacaagcattgACAGTGGAAGACAGTGAGTCATACAAAGGGCCTTCCTGTAGTGCTTCCCACATTTTACCAGGTGCTGTGCCTGAGTCCTCTTCTGCGTGCCTCCCATCAGCTACAGTGACTAATAGAGGAGTTAACTATGATTTTGACCCAAGGATGGACGTAAGGATCATTAGTGAGGTAGTTGACGACCTGGTAGAATCATTTTGGAAGGATCCACTGGAGGTAGAGCAGATAGAGAGTTACCAAAACGCTGCCCACGATGGACAGGATTCTTTTGACCTCGTTAAGTTAAGACAACTCACGGATGAAATCTTTAATGTAATAATGAACGGACAGGTTTACCAGATTCCCTTAGTGCCCCCTACAGTACGCATGTGTGACACTGTCACATATGAGAAGCGAATGAGTGTGGACGTCCCCAACACGAGCCTCGCCACTCAATCGCTTTACATGAGGACAGAGGAAGTTGCTACTCGCTGTGCTCTGCAGGTTCTCCTGTGGTCGGCAGTAAACCGTGAGTGGCATGAATCTTCACCAAGTGAACTGTCGTTTGGTTCTGAATTGGATTCGTTTATGGCAAGACACGCGGCAGGAGACCGTGCAAGTACAAGTACGTATGGCCGTGCAAGTGCAAGTGCAAGTGACCTTGCAAGTGACATTGGAAGTGACTTCTCTGGAACCATTTCTCTAGATTCATTTAGCAGGTTTGGGTCTCTTCAGTCGCCTGACCCAGTGCTGACAGGACAGTCAGAAGCTCTGGAAGAACTTGTATGCACTCTGCTGGTTGAGGAGTTGTTAAAAAACATCGGTGAAAGAAACTTTGGTATGTTGGAAATAGTGGCCGATCTTAGAAATCTGGACCTTAGTATGTACAACCATTTCCACGCCTACCTGATGGGCCATAGTTATAAATCCATTATCCAGTCAGCCATGGCTGAACTCCTGGAAGAGTATGGTTCTGTGGAGGAGATGCAGCGAGCGATGAGAATGTGGGATAGCACCTTTCGGTACAATGTCGTGAAAATACTGAAGGAACAATTGACAAATCTGACACCTCCAGTGTGTCGGGGACATGCAACTGTGGGCAGGAAGAGAACCTGTGGGCTCTTCAAGAAATTCAAGAAACTGTGCTGCATGAAAACCTTTAGGAGGGCTAGCAATGTCACTCCTTTGATCTCTCTAATGGATGACCATGGAGACAGTCAGTCGATCTCCTGTTTTAGAAGAATGTTTTCCTCCTTTGCCAGAGCCATCAGAAAGCCATTCACTGCTTGCTTTAGCCCACAGAGCGAGTGA